Proteins found in one Homalodisca vitripennis isolate AUS2020 chromosome 4, UT_GWSS_2.1, whole genome shotgun sequence genomic segment:
- the LOC124360019 gene encoding serine/threonine-protein kinase Pink1, mitochondrial encodes MSVRLYITRFLQHGKIFFRSIRPHQEVGKINILPQGGKIEAAKNSVSPPNTGVFGLPSHLSSARKLFVDNVLKRVTNSLATELRRKTTKQLLSGNSAPFFALVGVSLASGTGIITKEDELDGVCWEIREAVRKMHQNMFQVETEMFDQETASFEKLEVGPKIAKGSNAVVYAARQKEDPLSETFHTQEPIEGFPYAVKMMFNYDAESNASAILRSMYCETVPARVHYSNSELIEWEQSMEEHAVVLPPHPNIVAMHCVFADWVPSIPGAISDYPDALPSRLNPDGSGRNMSLFLLMKRYDCSLKEYLREQKPDVREAILLLTQLLEAVAHMTKYGVAHRDLKSDNVLLDLSEGSGSCPMLAVSDFGCCLADRTVGLSMPFRTLDTNRGGNAALMAPEVACATPGLFTYIDYSKSDAWAVGTIAYELMSEQGNPFYRSASTGAILRNTSYTDTDLPPLDDAVPPVVSRLVHDLLARNPNQRPSAEVAATVCQLFLWAPTSWLNPLHTRALPSSSEILQWLLCLTTKVLCEGRLQGVTGARRTATEYQLIACFLQRAKLSIIRQALNWIHLR; translated from the exons ATGTCTGTAAGGTTATACATAACTAGGTTCTTACAACATGGTAAAATCTTCTTCCGAAGTATTAGGCCACACCAGGAAGTGGGAAAAATCAACATATTACCCCAAGGAGGAAAGATTGAGGCTGCTAAAAATAGTGTAAGCCCACCTAACACTGGTGTGTTTGGTTTACCATCACACCTCAGTTCAGcaagaaagttatttgttgataaTGTTCTGAAGAGAGTTACAAATTCTTTGGCCACAGAGTTACGAAGAAAAACAACCAAACAATTACTAAGTGGGAATTCTGCACCATTTTTTGCTTTAGTTGGAGTAAGTCTTGCATCTGGAACAGGAATAATTACCAAAGAGGATGAATTGGATGGAGTTTGTTGGGAAATCAGG GAAGCAGTTAGAAAGATGCATCAAAACATGTTTCAAGTAGAGACAGAAATGTTCGACCAAGAAACTGCGAGTTTTGAGAAACTGGAAGTTGGACCCAAAATTGCCAAAGGGAGCAATGCTGTTGTTTATGCTGCGAGACAGAAAGAAGATCCTT TATCGGAAACATTCCACACACAAGAACCAATAGAAGGATTCCCTTATGCGGTGAAGATGATGTTTAACTACGATGCAGAGTCCAATGCCTCTGCAATTCTTCGATCGATGTACTGTGAAACCGTTCCAGCGAGGGTACATTATTCAAACTCCGAGTTGATTGAATGGGAGCAAAG CATGGAAGAGCATGCCGTGGTGCTGCCGCCACACCCCAACATTGTAGCCATGCATTGTGTTTTCGCTGACTGGGTTCCGTCCATTCCTGGTGCTATCTCGGACTATCCTGACGCTTTGCCTTCTCGCCTCAATCCTGACGGCTCTGGCAGAAACATGAGCCTGTTTCTTCTCATGAAGAG GTACGACTGTAGTCTGAAGGAGTATCTCAGGGAGCAGAAGCCAGATGTGAGAGAAGCCATCCTGCTCTTGACACAGCTGCTGGAGGCTGTGGCACACATGACCAAGTATGGGGTGGCACATAG AGACCTGAAGAGCGACAATGTGCTGCTGGACCTGTCCGAGGGCAGTGGTTCTTGTCCCATGTTGGCTGTCTCAGACTTTGGCTGTTGTCTGGCTGACAGGACTGTGGGTCTATCAATGCCTTTCCGCACTCTCGATACCAACCGTGGCGGCAACGCTGCTCTCATGGCTCCAGAG GTTGCCTGTGCCACTCCTGGTCTATTCACATACATAGACTACTCCAAGTCTGATGCCTGGGCAGTTGGCACTATTGCTTACGAGCTGATGTCAGAGCAAGGCAATCCATTCTACCGCTCTGCCTCCACCGGTGCCATCCTCCGAAACACTTCTTATACAGATACCGACCTCCCCCCACTTGACGATGCTGTCCCTCCAGTTGTCTCCAGGCTTGTGCATGACCTGCTCGCTAGGAATCCTAATCAG AGACCCAGTGCTGAGGTGGCAGCTACTGTTTGTCAGCTGTTCCTGTGGGCACCCACCTCCTGGCTCAACCCTCTGCACACAAGAGCATTGCCCAGCAGCAGTGAG
- the LOC124360018 gene encoding uncharacterized protein LOC124360018, translated as MPSKLLQEKYYEEAMETVVFSYVRGSCEASHVHEIKAAYGEALPLNDANHLSDKLGKNNVYILSKFVKVLIPLKHCDSRKVLQLLFKEISDSCTNSSVDSKQFKVVVFNGCAQRVQEAISEHLIRPGDIVTFHRPTVMVLTKTIKENGLEREDSGVWIEMGAEDNQLINIWQAFSDSFIDSVRCKYSYRHLDIHDMDYVGSDYHAVRNLLHIVADRGFVMTLREIAADKSQQKKVALARLKKTLSSPKNFDLTGEVKMLFSEILLEKTGQTVLTSIFPEFTAIFSGELAKELHKAVIDRHLVPGDMVVFCHPIFEKVTSAPMKIEFLSNEEKPFIALKLRQYSDMSTASKVTGLQLHNHKYNQNSSTCNVTNKIESLLEIENFEILLFRDFINEVNILECISNYMEKFGTVETLENLYKQLNFNNKNENGVILAYFLKTVTPLKEQDKPIRAIIFLKEICSDHTWGGYFRLVLHNKLAAEVQKAIKSKKIVRGDIISLVHPVIHLNPKYTIKDFVAEEPFLLEIGGRRDREKVIVCKLNRSCCNSNVNKSTVRNCVPRNVSVNTQNFKKPFDKNNSVSDTSKESSEHKYSSCTNNIDQRNCGQSNESVQSVTKSNFKKPLDIEHLRGNRNATSVEQENKVPKSYINHNLLELCCLLENTGNYEKESSNNVNSITVGLSKSQNECSKKRTLNIEEHCSSVDNTLGKTFRLQSKCMKREHSKETIDSKVIKSVLRSIKGPALREMENNCVFPVFVTKPSLANRWDLISGYCYESCHNMHVYSAIKWDLTKDPLCPRCFLKLRLVLCFEMCALTSTGRHVKLLLVGEEAERILNVSCEMFLSSEKHRKSATKCLEKITSIRLDDGETRYKIKLSDVTQWELYC; from the coding sequence ATGCCATCGAAATTACTTCAGGAGAAATATTATGAAGAAGCAATGGAGACAGTTGTGTTTTCGTATGTCAGAGGTTCATGCGAAGCATCACATGTACATGAAATAAAAGCTGCATATGGTGAGGCACTACCATTAAACGATGCCAACCATCTGAGTGATAAACTTGGAAAAAACAATGTCTACATTTTATCCAAATTCGTGAAAGTACTCATTCCCTTAAAACACTGTGATTCTCGTAAAGTGCTTCAACTGTTATTTAAAGAGATCAGTGACAGCTGTACAAACTCAAGTGTGGATTCAAAACAGTTCAAAGTGGTAGTATTCAACGGGTGTGCTCAAAGAGTGCAGGAGGCCATTTCTGAACATCTTATCCGGCCAGGTGATATTGTGACCTTTCATCGACCGACAGTCATGGTTTTGACAAAAACGATTAAAGAGAATGGACTCGAGAGGGAGGACAGTGGAGTGTGGATCGAGATGGGTGCCGAGGATAATCAGCTAATCAACATCTGGCAAGCATTCAGTGACTCTTTTATTGATTCTGTCCGGTGCAAATATAGCTACAGACATCTAGATATCCATGACATGGACTACGTCGGTAGTGATTACCATGCAGTGAGGAACCTGCTCCACATTGTGGCAGATAGGGGCTTTGTCATGACCCTCAGAGAAATTGCAGCTGACAAATCACAGCAAAAGAAAGTTGCATTAGCTAGACTGAAAAAAACTCTTAGTTCACCAAAAAACTTTGATCTAACTGGTGAAGTGAAAATGCTCTTTAGTGAAATTTTACTAGAGAAAACCGGACAGACTGTTTTAACTAGCATATTCCCTGAATTTACAGCAATTTTTAGTGGAGAGCTCGCTAAAGAATTGCACAAAGCTGTGATTGATAGACATTTAGTACCTGGAGATATGGTGGTGTTTTGtcatccaatttttgaaaaagttacatCTGCTCCTATGAAGATAGAATTTCTATCAAATGAAGAAAAACCTTTTATTGCACTCAAGTTGCGTCAATACTCGGACATGTCAACTGCTTCAAAAGTGACCGGTCTTCAATTACATAACCATAAGTATAATCAAAACAGTTCTACTtgtaatgtaacaaacaaaattgaaagtttaCTTGAGAttgaaaattttgagattttattgTTTAGGGACTTCATTAATGAAGTGAATATATTAGAGTGCATTTCTAATTATATGGAAAAATTTGGCACGGTAGAAACTTTGGAAAACCTgtacaaacaattaaattttaataacaaaaatgaaaatggtGTGATACtggcatattttttaaaaactgttacaccATTGAAGGAACAAGATAAACCCATAAGGGctataatttttctaaaagaaatatGTTCAGATCACACATGGGGTGGATATTTTAGACTTGTGTTGCACAACAAACTTGCAGCAGAAGTACAAAAAgcgataaaaagtaaaaaaattgttcgGGGTGATATAATATCATTAGTACATCCTGTCATACACCTCAATCCTAAGTACACAATAAAAGATTTTGTAGCTGAAGAACCATTTCTTTTGGAAATAGGTGGTCGAAGAGACAGAGAAAAAGTTATCGTTTGCAAACTTAATCGTAGCTGTTGTAATTCTAATGTAAACAAGTCTACTGTGCGAAACTGTGTCCCAAGAAACGTGTCTGttaacacacaaaattttaaaaaaccattcgataaaaacaacagTGTAAGTGATACATCAAAAGAATCAAGTGAGCATAAATATAGTTCTTGTACAAACAACATTGATCAGAGAAACTGTGGGCAAAGTAACGAATCTGTTCAATCGGTcaccaaatcaaattttaaaaaacctcttGATATTGAACATCTGAGAGGAAATAGAAATGCCACTTCAGTAGAACAAGAAAATAAAGTGCCTAAAtcatatataaatcataatttattagaACTATGTTGTTTACTAGAAAATACAGGAAATTATGAAAAAGAGAGTTCTAATAACGTAAATAGTATAACAGTAGGTTTAAGTAAATCTCAAAATGAGTGTTCCAAGAAGAGAACTTTAAATATTGAAGAACACTGTTCATCTGTAGACAACACATTGGGTAAAACCTTTCGATTACAATCTAAGTGTATGAAAAGAGAACACAGTAAGGAGACCATAGATTCAAAAGTTATTAAATCAGTTTTAAGGAGCATAAAAGGGCCAGCTTTGAGAGAAATGGAAAACAACTGTGTATTTCCAGTGTTTGTCACCAAACCATCTTTGGCAAATCGCTGGGATCTCATCAGTGGTTACTGCTATGAGAGCTGCCACAACATGCATGTCTACTCTGCAATAAAATGGGATTTAACTAAAGATCCTTTGTGTCCCAGGTGTTTCCTCAAATTGAGACTAGTTCTGTGTTTTGAAATGTGTGCTCTCACATCAACTGGAAGACACGTCAAATTATTGCTAGTCGGAGAAGAAGCAGAAAGGATTTTGAATGTTAGTTGTGAAATGTTTCTGAGTTCCGAAAAACATAGGAAATCAGCTACAAAGTGTTTGGAAAAGATTACCTCTATAAGACTTGATGATGGTGAaacaagatataaaataaaactgtcagATGTTACTCAGTGGGAGCTCTATTGTTAG